The proteins below are encoded in one region of Helicoverpa armigera isolate CAAS_96S chromosome 11, ASM3070526v1, whole genome shotgun sequence:
- the LOC135117552 gene encoding WW domain-binding protein 11-like, translating into MMRRDTVNAHALHGVPPPSVAPEPSAQPSQPVPVPANQLKDDALNHAESKIDEDKLQKIDDERNDSPNSASDDSSESDSSAEEEDELDAVRPMLKLPIQFDLDELAGAFLANNQKGRMNCVVEKRRDDPMERRFLSTSSEPSPRAALTPSASPSSATEATSPESLRPMNFPEPQSQVFAFPLTGPVRLPLRPQPERAAPPAAGPAPRMPPFAPMTHRQAPFLPVST; encoded by the exons ATGATGAGACGCGATACCGT CAACGCGCACGCACTGCACGGTGTGCCGCCGCCGTCTGTGGCGCCGGAGCCGTCTGCGCAGCCCAGCCAGCCAGTGCCAGTCCCCGCCAACCAGCTCAAAGACGACGCACTCAACCATGCAGAGTCTAAGATCGACGAAGACAAATTACAG AAAATCGACGATGAAAGAAATGACTCGCCGAACTCAGCAAGTGACGACAGCTCAGAGTCTGACAGTTCGGCTGAGGAGGAGGATGAGCTCGACGCCGTCAGGCCCATGCTCAAGCTGCCCATCCAGTTCGACCTCGATGAACTAGCTGGAGCCTTCCTGGCTAACAATCAGAA GGGCCGCATGAACTGCGTGGTTGAGAAGCGTCGCGACGATCCCATGGAGAGGCGATTCCTTTCAACATCCTCGGAGCCTTCGCCCCGCGCAGCGCTCACGCCGAGCGCATCGCCATCATCTGCCACGGAGGCGACGAGCCCAG AGTCTCTGAG gCCGATGAACTTCCCGGAGCCCCAGTCGCAAGTGTTCGCGTTCCCGCTGACGGGCCCGGTGCGCCTGCCGCTGCGGCCGCAGCCCgagcgcgccgcgccgcccgccgccggccCCGCGCCGCGCATGCCGCCATTCGCACCCATGACACACCGACAGGCACCTTTCCTCCCAGTAAGTACCTAG